The window TTATTCGTCCGGAAGGGTATGATACTTCCCTGAGGGCTGGGTATATTCTGCTCATATTCCCGTTCTTGCGGTAAGTTGGTTAATGAAGATGATCCAGATTGTCCGTTTGAACTAATGTTTTTTTGCTTCCAATGTGATGACTTTTTTCGATTAAAGTGTCGTTTGAGAATGATATGAATTGTTGGAGATGAGTTTCAAACGGGGGGGCAAATGCTGAGGGAACAGCCAGTGAGAGTGGTGCCATCTGGGCAAATGCTTTCATTTGGTGTGATCTGTCTAATGATAATATGATATATTGACTTAGTTGTGTGACTTTGCTTTGGTGACCGGAATTGGTTGTTTCGGCTTGCTTTCTGGTGCCAAAGACAAGTTTGTATAATTGTAATAGGAATCAGAAAGCGTAAGGAGACTTCCTTTGAAACGTTTGTACATTGGTATCGCTTGGGTATTTTTGAGTTTGATGATGAGCGCTGTGGGATATGCCGGACAGCTTTCATCTTTCAGGCTTGGCTGCGGTGACGTTCTGGAGATTGCTGTGTGGGGGGATGAATCTCTCACCCGCAAGGTTGTTGTTCGTCCGGACGGGAATATTTCCTTTCCACTTGTCGGTGATATAAAGGCGGCTGGCAACACTGTGGAGCAGTTGCGTACCGAATGTGCTAATAGGATCAAAGAGTATGTCCCTAATGCTCCTGTAACCGTGATGCTGCAAGAACTCGGCAGTGCCAAGATATTTATTGTGGGCAAGGTAAATCGCCCCGGTATGTACCTGATGGATGGTCCCTATACTGTTCTTCAGGCTCTTGCCTTGGCGGGTGGTATGACCCCTTATGCAGAGGAAGATGCTATTCAGGTTGTCCGTGTTTCGGATAGCGGAGAGCAGAAATACGTGGCGTTTGACTACGTAGAGGCTGTTTCCGGTAAGAGTCTTGAAAAGAACATTACCCTGATGCCGGGAGATACCGTTCTTGTTCCCTAAAGATAAGCTTGGTTTGAAGTGTACCGGCAGGGCCGGTTGTTTTTTTGTCGAGGAGTGCTGCGCTGCTATTGGGAACCGTTTATGAAACGTATTTCATCTCGTGCAGTCTGTGCAAAAATTGTATTGATGCTGCTTTTGTTCTGTTTCTGGGGATCTCATGCCAAGGCCGAGCGGCTTAAAATTGTACCGCAGGTTAACGCTAGAACCACTCAAGACGACAACGTGTTGATGAAGGGGGAAGGCGATACCGAGTGGCGTCTCATGCCGCAAATGTCCGCTGAATACGGACAGGAAGACTGGATGGTAAGTGGCGGGGCAAAGCTGGATATCATCAGGTACAGCGAGCTTACGCAGTTCGATCGAGAGAATGTTTCTGGATGGGTTAAGGCTAAGAACGAACTTGATGAACGTTTTTCCCTGACCATGGATGCCAAGTTCACTCAGGATTATACATTCGAGCGTGAGCTTGAGGAGTCTGGATACCAGACGGATAAAAGTCTGCGTACGGAGCAGTCTTATATTCCAGGGGTGGAGTGGAAGGTGACAGAGAAGGACGTGCTGTCCTTTTCCGCATCTTTTCTGGATGTTAAGTATGAGAAGCGGGAGTATGCAGACTACTGGGCCGGGGGCGGTGTCTTGGGATATTCGCATGCCCTGAACGATGAGCGAACAAGGCTTCTCGGTCAGTTTGATTATCGCCATCTCGTTTTTGATCGGCCAGATGGAGATACGCTTCAGGACACCTATACCTTGATGGGCGGTGTGGGCTACAAACTGACGGAAGTAATAGACGTGCGTGCTCTGATCGGGGCCAGCTACTCGCAGACGGACTATGACAGCAATGTCCGCGGGAATTCTGAAACGGATAACCTGATGAGTAGTTGGGATGTTGGTGGTACATATACATGGGACAAGTGGCTCTTCACTTTGTCAACGGACCGCAGTGAGAGCCCTTCCATCTATGGGGAGTCCACTGTGCGAAATAGAGTGCGATTTTCGGGGCGCTACAATTTCACCGAACGTTTTTCCGCTACGGGTGAGACCGGTTATTATACCACATCGACAGAAAACAATGATTCAGAAACATATTACGTTAATCCCAAATTAAGATACAACATTTGGGAAGACGGCTGGGTGGCTTTTGATTATAAGTATCTGAATATTTTTAATAAAGAGGATGACAGAAATACGGACCAAAACAGGGTCTTTCTGGAGTTCGGAGTAAGCTTTCCGGAGTTGTTCTAGTCAATACAGGAGGGGGGGATGCAGGCTCAGGAGAATGAACTTCTATTTTTTTTAAACGCGTTGCGACGCAGAAAATGGTATTTTATCGTACCGTCAGCAGTTACTTTCATTATCGCTACCGCAGTTACGTTCCTGCTGCCTGCAGTCTATCAATCTTCAGCAACTATTCTAATCGAGAATCAGGAGGTCCCGCAGGATCTCGTGCGTACAACCGTTACGGGTTTCGTTGAAGAACGGCTTCAATCCATAACGCAGGTCGTACTCAATCGAAATAATCTTCTGGAAATTATCAATAAATACGGGTTGTATGCTGAGTTGCGTGATTCCTCCACCACGGAAGAAATCCTGGAGAAGATGCGTAAGGATATCGTGATGGAGCCCGTGCAAGCCGACGTGGTGAATAGCCAGTCGGGTAGACCCACTACGGCTACCATCGCTTTCAAGCTTTCTTACGACGGCAAGGATGCCAACAAGGTATTGCAAGCCACCAATACGCTGGTCTCTCTGTTTCTGGAAGAGAACCTGCGCGAACGTGAAAAGAAGACACAGACGACGTATAATTTTATTGAAAAACAGCTCGAAACCCTTCGTGGTGAAGTGCAGGGGTATGAAGAGCGTATCGCTCGCTTTAAAGAAGAGCATCTCCATTCTCTGCCCGAATTGATGGAATTAAATATGCAGACTCTTGACCGTCTGCAGAAAGACATCGATGCCCGGCAGGAGAACATTAAGACCCTTATCGATCGTAAGGTGTATCTGGAAGGTCAGTTGGCTACAGTTGAGCCCGTGGGCTTCGTCTTGTCCGGAGATGGCAGGCGGGTGATGGCACCTGAGGATGAACTGAAGGCATTGCGAAGCCAGTATATAAGCCTTGTTTCGACCAAGTCGGACAAACACCCCGATGTACAAAAGCTCAAGGGGCAGATTGCTATGCTTGAGTCG is drawn from Desulfovibrio mangrovi and contains these coding sequences:
- a CDS encoding polysaccharide biosynthesis/export family protein produces the protein MKRLYIGIAWVFLSLMMSAVGYAGQLSSFRLGCGDVLEIAVWGDESLTRKVVVRPDGNISFPLVGDIKAAGNTVEQLRTECANRIKEYVPNAPVTVMLQELGSAKIFIVGKVNRPGMYLMDGPYTVLQALALAGGMTPYAEEDAIQVVRVSDSGEQKYVAFDYVEAVSGKSLEKNITLMPGDTVLVP
- a CDS encoding Wzz/FepE/Etk N-terminal domain-containing protein yields the protein MQAQENELLFFLNALRRRKWYFIVPSAVTFIIATAVTFLLPAVYQSSATILIENQEVPQDLVRTTVTGFVEERLQSITQVVLNRNNLLEIINKYGLYAELRDSSTTEEILEKMRKDIVMEPVQADVVNSQSGRPTTATIAFKLSYDGKDANKVLQATNTLVSLFLEENLREREKKTQTTYNFIEKQLETLRGEVQGYEERIARFKEEHLHSLPELMELNMQTLDRLQKDIDARQENIKTLIDRKVYLEGQLATVEPVGFVLSGDGRRVMAPEDELKALRSQYISLVSTKSDKHPDVQKLKGQIAMLESELSTRGDMKGVSHELTILRGRLDDLTRRYSDKHPDVLTTRSQIAALESRLQQLDEKQKVLKHEVDLEPDNPAYINLQSQIHATELDLRNEQNLIAELRSKYARSVQQIEETPKVEQEYREMLRGYENSNAKYQETLQKLMAARQARELEGERVGERLTLVEPPVLPEKPYKPKRLLLLLVGLVLSLGVGVGTGAMVEFFDNSFYGREGLASLVSFPVLGVIPYVVTAEELRAKRRRKFAISASAVCVILCGVVAVHTLIMPLDILWLKVVQKLQIVV